The genome window TTGCCAGTGGCGTCAGtgaaatggaaaatgtcttttcaGATTGTTTGTTGTACATTGAACTTCAAAGATGCACTCTGTTAAATGAATTAGGAATATGGTTCAGTGAAAGACTGAAGAGACCCTGTGATGCTGACAGATGGTTGTACTTTGTAATTTTACTTactgtttgtgatgtttttctacatttcagTTGTTCAGAATCTTACTTCTGCCAAGGGGCACAATCCTTTCTTGCTTTGCCTCATCTATACACCAAATATAGGGCGGCACTTTTAAGTgtgtattaaccctttatcaggcgaagaactatatttggtaacttcaggtaatatttcgagaaaaaagttgcaaatttactagattaaagtggcaaatctacaagaaaaaagtcgcagatttaagagatttaaagtggtgaatctgcgcgaaaaaagtcgcagatttacgagaaaaaagtggaaaaaagcaacttttttctcccagattcaccactttaacccttaataggacactcattgaaatacttgcaaattcaaaatttcaaccctagagaatattggaggatattacatactgccagaatgtataaaaaaacatacaaaaataatattttgagaaaaaagtttgtgagattaaagtggcaaatctacgagaaaaaaatgtgcagatttatgagatttaaagtggtgaatctgggagaaaaaagttgcttttcccactttttttcttgtaaatctgtgacttttttcgcgtagattcaccactttaaatctcgtaaatctgctactttttttcttgtagatttgccactttaatctagtaaatttgcaacttttttctcaaaatattacctgaagttaccaaatatagttctttgcctgataaagggttaaccacaGACATAAtttctacatttgtttaaatgttgttataGTATTGATGAGCTTACATCCAGTCACGGGTAAGGTTTTTGACCCTTCATAGGAGTTTGTTTGGATGACCCAGTGATAAACAGTCTCTGTTTCAGACAAAAGCAGAATACTGCAAATATATCAACTATCACTTATAACCCACTTTGGTTGCTATGGCTACAGAGGCCGTGCCCTCCacttgtattttctcttttctagtCATTATGCTTCTGTTCAGGACATTTCTGTGGATGGTCTGGTTGACACTGTAAACCTTGTTGTCTGAGTCAGAAGCAAATACTGAACCTGTTAGCTAGTTAGACTGAAGATTTCTTAACCAGCTGGTTTAttagattaaccctttatcgggcaaagaactatatttggtaacttcagtggatatcaaaatggggtccccatgtctctctggtCGTAGAACGACATGGACTTGTACGAGGtgaacttgactatgacagcatattaaggccaagtatgaataaaaatacaaacgggggggttgcaaatttactagactaaagtggcaaatctacaagaaaaaaatgtgcagatttaagagatttaaagtggcaaatccgctcgaaaaaagtggcagatttacatAGGTAAgtagggaaaaaacaacttttttcttgcagattcaccacttcaagtctcataaatctgagcaTTTTATCtcatagatttgacactttaatctcgtgaactttttttctaaaaatatcaaaatattatccccctcccccgggtctgtttgttttttttacacattctggctgtatgtaatatcctccaatattctctagggttgaaatttgtaatttgcaagtatttcagtgagtCCCTATTAACGGTTAAAGTGGGGGAAAGTGGCCAATGTTTAACATTGTGATTACAAATTACAACAGAAAAATTCTGCACATTCTGCCTTGAATTATACGACCATTATCATGTATGACTTCttgtctctttgtttttgtttgttctaaTTCAATGTGTTTATAAGTGAACAAGTGATGTTTTGTGCAGTGAAATGGGTAAGAATGTTGTTTGTTGTGCTGCAGGACCTCAGGCCTCTTTATGCCGGTCGCTGTCAGTTTCACTCCGGTGAAACTTCATCTGAACGTGAAGTAAGAAACATATTTTACTGTTACACAGAAATAAGATGAATTCATCCTaggtcaggggtgtcaaactctggcccgcgggccaaatttggcccgcagtgtcattttatttggcccacgaggcaataccaaattattatattattattctactataaaagctgacccgccggtattatacggcgcatttaccgctaatattagatttattattgttattttatttttaaatgtattaacctgttgaaaaactttattttgatagttaaatcagaaggatgcaaatagaaaagaggcatacgatttttatttaattttaattttaattttttcaacaatatatttattagagTTTTTACATAGAAATACAAAGTACATAGACAAACATATTCAAACGTTATACAAACATTGGGTACATTCAATAAGAGCTCTTGAGTCCATTAGAGTTCTTACAGATGATATAAAGCAATCTTCAGGATGCAGCATATGATTGTGGTCCTGTACAGGGAAAAATTATGCTGTCCCTGTTTCACACAGTACATCAGATAAATCTTTGTTCTTAATATACTGGATGTAGCACCCCcatattttctgaaatatttcttgtttatcttttagagtatatgtaattttttctaATGGTAAACATTAAGACATTTCTTTGAACCAATGCGTAATACTTGGTTTGCCAATATTTTTCCACGTTAGAACTATCACTCTCTTTGCTTGTAGTATTCCCATATTTATGAAAATTTTTTCAGAGCCATTTATGTTATGTCCTACAGGATATAAGCCCAGTAGGAAAAATTTgggttatttaatttttatttaataaattaatgacattgatgtgttttttatttgaaatgtgattttgcatgtctgcactatttagttatatattgtatgtttataagtgttgctggttccatatttaatgttaaagcaaaacatgtttggtatatattaaaaggtttatttgttcaatgttggcccgcgattttattcaagtttaaaattttggcccattgtgtatttgagtttgacacccctgtcctAGGTGATTGTGTAAGCCATGACCTTTCATAAGGACATTGTTAAGCCCCAGaagtcaaagttaaaacaaTAGACTGATCATTTAAAATCATTTCTGACCTTCAGGTTCCCTGTGGGACATCATCACGCGCACCCTGTAACCTGCATGTGAGGGGCAACACCTGTTACTGCTGCGACCTGTACAACTGCGGGAAGTGAGTACGCTGAGCTGTTGAGCACCGGACTAACCTACTTCTCTGCTGTGCTGCTTTGATTGTTTGGATTTTTGATGTGAACTATTGTGCCATTTTTGTGGGAGATTTTTTTGCACTGCAACCTTGATTGTATTAGAACAagaatgtttcttttcttttaacctTTGTTTCAGAGAACATCCTCTTATGGGACTTCAGAATAAAgatgttttgaaaaagtttagGAAATCATCCATGATTTGGAAGTAGGTCCCTTTTTTACTAGAACCATACCGGCCATAATTTTTTAACCAtaaccatattttttttctttcgatAATTGATTATAGAAGTAATTGTATGTTGTGACTTCTTATAATGTAACTCACCATAGAAATGTGTGTATAGGGTTCCATTTCCTCTGCATGTCCTGTTTCTGTCTGATGAAACGACACCCTTGTCCTGTGTGTCTCTCATTTATTGCTATAAATGAAAAAGCAATGTTTGTCTTTCACTGTGTCCtgtttacaacaacaaacaacttcATAAGTGGCTTTCGTGGCTTGACTTTATACCGTTTATCTATTTGTCCCGCCCACTGGTCTAGCCGTGTGGAGGTGATTGGAGGCTACCATGAATACACGGACGTGAAGAGCTGCCAGGACGTGGTGCACCTCTATCACCTGCTGTGGTCCGCTACCATCCTCAATATTGTGGCCCTCTTTCTAGGAATCATTACTGCTGCGGTGCTGGGAGGCTTCAAAGACATGGTACGTATACTGAATATTTAATAACAAGGAAGAGAAGACCAATTTGAgtaattattataaaacattatgtcattattttgagatacaaaCCGGGTTTCCACATTCACGGaatctttaaaataattgtgtaattatggGTCCTGGAAAAAGCCATGGAAATGTATGGAAACCTGGTAataagtcaaataaataaagtaacatTTTTGATATACTGCTTATTATTTTGAGaccttttcttattattataaaacattatgtcattattttgagatacaaaCCGGGTTTCCACATTCACGGAATCTTTaaaatcttatcttattttgaaatgtaattaTGGGTCCTGGGAAAAGCCATGGAAATGTATGGAAACCTGGTAATgagtcaaataaataaagcaacatttttatatactaattattttgagaccttttctttttattataaaacatatgtcattattttgagatacaaaCCGGGTTCCACATTCACAGAATCTTTaaaatcttatcttattttgaaatgtaattaTGGGTCCAGGAAAAAGCCATGGAAATGTATATAAACCTGGTAATgagtcaaataaataaagtaacatTTTTGATATACTACTTATTATTTTGAgaccttttctttttattataaaacattatgtcattattttgagatacaaaCCGGGTTTCCACATTCACGGAGTCTTTaaaatcttatcttattttgaaatgtaattaTGGGTCCTGGAAAAAAGCCATGGAAATGTATGGAAACCTGGTAATgagtcaaataaataaagtaacatTTTTGATATACTACTTATTATTTTGAGACCTTTTCTTATTATAATGACCTCcagggtctttttttcttttcttttttttcatcacattagCTGTGTAATGGGCTTCCATTGGTGTTTAAATTGATAGAAAGTGATCAATATTCTTCATGTGCTTGTCAGACTCCCTCTGCTGCCTCAGAGAGTTCATCTGAACCAGAGGCCCTCACAGCTCCAGTCCCGTCACAGCCTCCTCCACCCACCACTCAACTCAACTCCTACTACAACACTGCCCCCTGTCTGCCGCCTTACACTGCCTACGACATGCAGGTACTGAGCCACTCCGTCTGCATCACAGCAGTTATTGATTATTGACGTTCATTTTTATCAGAGATGTCTAGCTCAGATGAAGGGTTAATCAGTATTCTCTTTTTCAAGAACGAAATATATGTGGAATTAATCAGGTAATATTATTACTTGAAATGGCATATAAGTTCAGTATTAACTCAGGGGTTAAAGTTTTAATCTCAGCTGTAAATATTCTTTctcactaaaaaacacaaaaatatttgaaacagGGTGGTGAATATCTGCGGTTTAATCAGCAGTATTTAACAGAAAAATAGTTTCTGTATAAAGAATGCAGTTTCAGATGTCAGTCTGATATAAAGactcttttatatataaaattatgggggatataccacagaccaagtggaccacatagaacacatttatggtgtttttttaaaatactaccTCTAAATGCcgaagatctgtgatgtgacatatatgtcacattgggtgtttatggtatttatttttatgatatttcttattttaatatatataaatttgcctttttctttgcatctccacaacatatattaaaattgtgacattgatagtgctgtttaacaacaaattatttttcagattagtttttaagtaacaaaataataataaataaataaataataaaaataaataacaaaccttaatagggttaaatgcaataaaggacaccctattaacagattagaattgttaaatgggttcaaatttagcctcgtaacaaaaaataagctttttgaaattagctacttttttagatttctgtctccagtcacagccacattttggagaagtcactaaagtgtttgttacacccatgtcactgtgggttcttatgggtgaAGATTAGTAGCCATAATAGTCTCTTAGAGCCCAAAGAGAAAAACCCATAAAGTCACCCCCCAGATCAGttttaacatgtaaaaataCTGCTTGATTCtagcaattcatttttatttatttttttattttacatgttttttccaaaataaaatgtacagaaaACACTTGTGATTTTGAGTTTGAAAATccgattaaaaaaatataaggtAATAGACAGTTGAGAATAACATAAGAATATATTCTTTCATGAGGCCCTGTATTCTATTTatctaaaccagtagttctcaacctttttgagtcgcgacccccaatttaacatgcatgttgtccgcgacccccgctcactgaacacaatctcacagttcagatcatacaaactcagttgataagacaaattttggacaaataatgtagcagacaacaactaaaacatctctctgtctgtgcatttatatatatatatatatatatatattatattttatgacacaaaatgatcagaaaaagacaaaaaatgaccacaaaaagacacaaattgaccaaaaaagaaacaaaatgaccaaaaaaagacacaaaatgacaaaaaaagacacaaaatgacaaaaaaaaaggacataaaatgacaaaaaaaagacacaaaatgaccaaaaaaatacacaaaatgacaaaaaaagagacacaaaatgatcaaaatgatttggcgacccccagaaatcatctcgcgaccccaattggggtcgggacctcaaggttgagaatagctgatctaaataaataataaatataactaaTGTCATCATCTCTACAagtcaaattatttttatcagcACTTATTCTGAAACTAAATTCGTACCAATGTTTTGTCTCCCAGCAGGGCTCCTACATGTTCCCAGACTCCTCAGGTCTGTCTGATGACTCCCAGTCCGGAGCCAGCCACCTGTGGCCCACCATGATTCCTCCTCGCTACTCTCCTCCTCACAACCATCCTGACGAGAAGCCCCCGCCGTACAGCCCGTAAGACGGCCTCGCTCAGAGGAAGCACCAGGAGCCACCAGGTGCTGTTGGTTGGAGCTGATGGAGTGGTTTGAATGCACACTTCCTCAGAGCTTTTCCTCACAATCTTTTTAAGAACTGTGTGGAGGGAAGgtggtgaggaagaggaggacagtCCACGGAGCACACTCACTTTGAGTTCAGCCCAACACATGGAGTGTTTGTCTCCCTGGGCATCACTCACACTCATGCCTGCACTGTGCATCTAGGAGAGACAACCAGTTCAAAGCAGGACTGTTTACACATCTATCTGCCTTAATGCAAACGGGCTTCCAGCGCTGCAGCTCTCTGGACTTATCTGGTACAAGGTCAGAACTCTCCTCCGGCCCATGCTTTATGTTCACCTCTCTTTAAtacgtattattattaatgcttCCTCACTCTGAGGATCTGGACTGATAAATACAGCTACGACCCTCCTGTGACATCAATCCCGCTACATGAAAGCTTTGGTGTCATTTCTGAATCAGCTAGAAAAATAAAACGTTAGAGTTGTAGGCCCGGGcagtaattattaattaattaggcAAAGTTAGCAGTAATGAAGGTATTACATGCTCACCACGTATGTACAGCAGTATGATATACAGAAGCTCCTGTAGCAGTTAAACCTACGGTATACAGATCATAGTATCTATATATCAGTTTAGATCAATGTGTGGTCGAAGCTCTTCTGCAGTAGGATGCTGAAAAGTTGCACTCCAACAccctatttattgtattttcactAAAAGCTGCAAAGCAGGTCAGTATGTATCATCTCTCTCTTTGTAAGTAGTCACAGTATCACATCTATCAGTTGAAATGTGTCGTCTTTGTCAGGAATAAACACCAGTGAGGCAGAGTGTGAACAGTCGGTGCTGGATTCACTGACATGAGGCAGAAGATCTGGAGAAGTCTGAAGAACTGTTGTTCACTGAGGAAGAGTGAAGTAGAGCAAACTTAGTCCAAGTCCATGAGACGGGTCTCTGTCAACTTTAATCACtgctttttatgatttaaacaACTCACTCTCAGGGGCTGATTGTCAGTTCCTTTTTGTCTtgccattaaaaaatgttttgtgtaaattaagtggtgtgtttcttttttgtgagcTCAAAACGCCGTTGGTTGGAAATTTCAACAACGATCAGATACCTTGCCTTGAAATTTAGCACAGACATTCCTGTTATGCTCCAAACACatactttttcattttacttttagtCGGACTGCAAAgaacagtagtgttcaaaataatagcagtccaatgtgactaaccagattaatccaggtttttagtatattttttattgctacatggctaaCATAGCTTcatccttaacccattgaggcctgaaacgcctgtaaaacctctgggcgattttaaaataaaacctggagtttttctggaaattcaacataagtgtcaacgcttctactaaataatagattttcagcctctgtagcagatagaaatgaaattcaaaaagtatttgagagcttatacaaatactacaaaacgacgtatccgctttccaggcttcagtgggttaaatagaggccacctgattcacacctgtttttttttttcacaaaaattgatgacctcactgattgaatgtcacactgctattttttttaacacacccctttcaactaattgcccaattgcacagccttaggagctgcatatcatgaatgctgggtcttgttggttttctgagaatctactgcacctactggtaccttgttagccatgtagcaataaaaaatatactaaaaacctggattaatctggttagtcacattggactgctattatttggAACACTACgtactgttgcatgcagtatgtATACAGTAAGGACATAATACTTTAGAAAATTGcgccttgaactttgaccctcttgcCTATTTATATGCTGCAATCCACTGTCAATGAGCGTTCATCTGTCTGTGCTTTTGTTGTGGCTCAATCTTGTATATCTTCTGCTGTGCAGAGTATTGTGGGTGagaaaaataacaggaaaaatGCTGGCTAGCAAACTGGACAGTGGACATAGTATGTGTTGAAACATATAGTACAGATAATGAAACTCAACCATCGGGCCCAGAGGATGAGTCCTGCTGACTTTAATAATTACTTTTCCTCTAGCACCACCACAAGGTTGACAATTTTGGTATTTGGTGAAACTGTAATACCTTTGGTGATACTTTAACTTTCCACATGCCCACTCATTAAGACACActtataaattacaaaaatgagaGGGTCCCTTCACCTTTTACAAGTCAAATTCAAGCCCTACTTGAGCATTTTCCATGTACAGTTACACGTGCCTTACAGCTAtggtaaattatatatttaatttgtacACAGAAAATATTAGTTTTAACAGTATACTGATAATCTAATTTCatagaaaataatttttcatgACAGCATTCTACAGAAGAGTGACCAATTAAaggaaaatgaaacatttccttttttttttaaaatgtcacctgTTTGTGAATAAATGTAGTATTCTATAAAACCTAAATTTCAAGGACTTAATTTAAACCCagaatattttaacttttagaATTCAGGTGTTAAGGATTTCTAGCGCTTGTAGGAACCTGAAATGAGcaaatattagcatgctaacatctgctaaaaaaatgtttcacttcTTTTACCCTGCCAgtcagaatgaataaaaattttCACCTTGATCCCTTTAAAATGCCAGAGAAGGCAAATTGCAACGACACAACACTGAATCAAATGGCAAATGTTTATATGCTGTTAGTGCAAGACATTTAAGATAAAATAGTAAAAGAATAATTTATTTACCATCAGTAAACCCTCATTGCTAATTGACAGAAAAAGGATAATTATTACAATGTCAACAGAACTGAGTATTTAACTATTTCATCATGTCTATCACTATAAACCTAATAAATACATctgaaacagtaaaaaaaaaagcattaataaACTGTACATCACACACAattgttaatgttaatttatAAATCCTGCGTGATTTTATTGGATGACATGAAGCAGAATAGATTCCCATGTTAGCACTACTTTTTTACTCACTACATTTTGACACAATGGAAAAACAAGagtgaaaaatatacaaaaaaagccTTCTGTCCGATCGAACACAAAGTGCCATATGTACGGACTGAAATAATCTCAGTTTGTGTCAATCTTATCACATTTGTATGCAAAAAAATCTCTAGCATAGCTGGTAGACTTTTGCATTAGATCAACATTTCGGAAACAATATGGAAAGCGTAGAAAATAAGAATGTACATGtgtatcaaaataaaacaggtgttcaatggtagaaaaaaaaaaaaagaataagccATAACTGAAAAATTAAATACCCATTGTATACTTTCCCTGCCACAACACCCACATGTGGGATCAGCAACAAACAcatcatgaaaaaatatatttcagatcATAATTAACATTCTCTCGGACATAATAAATGGGAACAAGGAATGATCAGTCTAGAAACTCCTTATATGTGTTGAATTTTCTATCACATTCGTGATTGATTGTTGCATTCATCAGTGAAGGATTTAAAATTTTAGCAAAGTTTTACCACATTTCTGGAAACATCCTGTATTTTACACAAATCTGTTGAAATCACAAAGTTAACTGATGTATCCTGTGAAAAAAAGTCCCCTGGTTACTCGCAAACCACTGGTTGaggttttatgttaaatatgtaaatCCAGTTTACATATAATGAAACAGAGGTCGGTGGGCTGCTTAATGTCTGAAACCGATTTGTGTCCTAAAGGTTAAAAACCGCTGCTGAAACAGGAAACTTCTATACTTCAGATACTTGAAACCTTCTGCCTGATATCACTAGAACTTTCCTTCTACAGTGAAAATATGAACATACATGACTTGCCTTTTTATTACAGATATTGCGGTATGCCTTACATTTCTGCAGCAGTTTTTAATTCCTGCGTGGAACTTTTATTATCCATACAAACTATTTTATTCTGCATGTTAACCACTCCTATGTATTTTTACTGGGGATGCACGATATATATCTGTACCATTAAAATATCAGACCATAATGGGATGTATATAATTTGTTATTTggataattacatttttctgagGTGGAGGTGGTAAgtcattgtcattttatttatttgatcagCCATTATGGCCATTATCTGATTGCATGTCTTGTTCTTGATAAGTATGAATGGCaagtagaaacaaaaaaaaaaaaaaaaaactttaattccAAAGGACGGGATCATTAAATTTTGCTCTCTACATCTCAGCCACAAACTAAAGGTTATGAACttctttttaaactaaaaaatgtGAAGTCATTGGCTAGCTTATCTGCACTGGCTAGTCATGAAACGTGAGTAATTATTggtttaaatcatatttatatCATATCGTGCATCCCTTATTTTGCTAACCTGACTATCATTTATACCAATGATATAAAAGATCAATGCTATCGGACAAGCAGAGTAACATGAGTAAAGTTATGGTCACATTACACTTCCACCCTGCAACTAGTCGATCCGTCTTCCTTTAACTTCAACTGAAGACGGCGCGAATGGCTAATTAAAGCATTACCATGTTCAATACAATATTTCAGCACAAATATTGTTAAACGGAGATGCTAATGTGACCGTATCTCTAGCTGACATTATTGAGATTTACAGAAGAATATTATTGACATGGAACCAAAAAGGAAGAAAGGGTAGGGGCACCTAAAAGGCACAGCTAACAGAGCAGCCAGCGAGTGTTGCTCAGTACGTCTCTGGTATAACAAAGTCAAACTCTGTGGCTGCCTGTTGAGGAGAGTTTATGGCCGACACCGGTCTAGCACGAGCATCAGGCGGCATGTGAGCATCGGGCTCAACAAAGATGTCGTCCCAGTTCAACATCCTGCTCTGGGTGGAGGAGTGGACGTCTTCTccgtctgtggtgatgtgatgcACGCTGCCGTCCTCAGAGATGACGGGGACTCCCGGCCCGTCGGTGCTCCACGAGTACGACTTCATCTGCACCGTTTTACAAGGCAGGAGTCGGTACAAGTTATTGTCCGTCTCGTCTTTCTCTTTCCTGCCGCAGGGGTCCTGGTTGTGGACTTGCTTGCAGTGCGTGGACAGTAACTGGTAGTTCATGAACATTTCATTGCACACCAAGCACTGGTACCGCCTCTCTCCTGTGTGGTGGATTTCATGTTTAGTTCTGTACTCAGCCAGTGCGAACACCTTGTTACAGTAGCGACAGGGGTACTTCTTCTCCCACGAGTGGGTGTTGAAGTGGCGGCGGAGGCTCGTCAGACACACGTATGGCCGCTTGCAGACGATGCACACATAGAAAGTCTTCCCGTCCATGATCAGCTCGTAGTGATCCtctagctctgttttggtcctCTTCTTCTTTGGGCTGAGCTTCGGTGACAGGGGTGCTTTATCTAAGGGTTTCAAGGGCGTCGCCATTAAGGATCTCTTCCCTTTATTGGCTTTAGAGCCCCCTTCGCCTGGATCTTCCTTTACTGGGACAATGTCAAAGGTATCTGTTCCAATATTGGCATAAACTTTACAGCCTGATGAAATGGAATCAATCTCTGTGGCTGTATTGAGCGTCACTGTCTTTTTTGCCGCTATAGCTGATTTGTTAGTTTGATGTGTCTGGCCTTCAGACACATCTAAGATCCTTAGTTTGAAGTCCCCTTGCTGAGATGAAGCAGAGACCTGCTTCTTCTGGACTCCAATCAGATCACTGTTTTCAGAGGACTGTGAGGCACTCGAGGGCTCAGGGGTGAAACTGCTTGACCTGGCTGGTGTTGCAGGGGCGCTTCCTGAGAGAACTCTGGCAGGGGAAGACGAGTTATTGGAGCTGCTGTCTGGACTGTGCAGTGGGCTGCTGTTGGGCAAACTGACGCTGGGGGGCTTTGTGCTGTATGTCTTTAATGGGGTTTTGGGTTTTGGGCTTTCCTTCTGTTTTGCAACCGTGTGATTtgattcttcatttttctttgatGCTGCTTTTTCTGAGTCAACTGCAACCAAATCAATGATCTCCTTAGACTTGGCTTTCTGACTGGCTGCTCTGGTTTGAGCGTCTATTTCTGAGACAAACATAACATCTCCGTCAGAATCGTCGTCGTTACCTGCAGGCCTGCTTGTCTGATTGAATTCCTCTGCAGATATTGAGAAAGACTCTGTGATGATGGGCATCATCTCTGTAGGAGTGTCACTTTTGCTCTCCGTCTCTGTCTCCTTTGACAAACCAGGCAGACCTTTAACTTGTGATAACGGTGACCCCAAGTTTGCAATGAACTTGACCCCTAGAATCTGTCCGGCATTGATGAGCTCCTCAAGCATGTCGGAGCGGACGCGGACAATCTTGGAGCTGTAAATGTAGTTGAGAATCTCCTCAAAGATTTCTGCTTT of Centropristis striata isolate RG_2023a ecotype Rhode Island chromosome 12, C.striata_1.0, whole genome shotgun sequence contains these proteins:
- the tmem255a gene encoding transmembrane protein 255A isoform X3 encodes the protein MPPPQSLQSSGLTLSEISIGSFKRRKRKSIIVTVLLLIVSLLILIFGLAATTRTQNITVGGYYPGVILGFGSFLGIIGSHLIENKRQMLVASIVFISFGVVAAFCCAIVDGVFAARHIDLRPLYAGRCQFHSGETSSEREVPCGTSSRAPCNLHVRGNTCYCCDLYNCGKEHPLMGLQNKDVLKKFRKSSMIWNRVEVIGGYHEYTDVKSCQDVVHLYHLLWSATILNIVALFLGIITAAVLGGFKDMTPSAASESSSEPEALTAPVPSQPPPPTTQLNSYYNTAPCLPPYTAYDMQQGSYMFPDSSGLSDDSQSGASHLWPTMIPPRYSPPHNHPDEKPPPYSP
- the tmem255a gene encoding transmembrane protein 255A isoform X1; protein product: MPPPQSLQSSGLTLSEISIGSFKRRKRKSIIVTVLLLIVSLLILIFGLAATTRTQNITVGGYYPGVILGFGSFLGIIGSHLIENKRQMLVASIVFISFGVVAAFCCAIVDGVFAARHIDLRPLYAGRCQFHSGETSSEREVPCGTSSRAPCNLHVRGNTCYCCDLYNCGKEHPLMGLQNKDVLKKFRKSSMIWKSSRVEVIGGYHEYTDVKSCQDVVHLYHLLWSATILNIVALFLGIITAAVLGGFKDMTPSAASESSSEPEALTAPVPSQPPPPTTQLNSYYNTAPCLPPYTAYDMQQGSYMFPDSSGLSDDSQSGASHLWPTMIPPRYSPPHNHPDEKPPPYSP
- the tmem255a gene encoding transmembrane protein 255A isoform X2 yields the protein MPPPQSLQSSGLTLSEISIGSFKRRKRKSIIVTVLLLIVSLLILIFGLAATTRTQNITVGGYYPGVILGFGSFLGIIGSHLIENKRQMLVASIVFISFGVVAAFCCAIVDGVFAARHIDLRPLYAGRCQFHSGETSSEREVPCGTSSRAPCNLHVRGNTCYCCDLYNCGKEHPLMGLQNKDVLKKFRKSSMIWKSSRVEVIGGYHEYTDVKSCQDVVHLYHLLWSATILNIVALFLGIITAAVLGGFKDMTPSAASESSSEPEALTAPVPSQPPPPTTQLNSYYNTAPCLPPYTAYDMQGSYMFPDSSGLSDDSQSGASHLWPTMIPPRYSPPHNHPDEKPPPYSP